A window of Metabacillus sp. B2-18 contains these coding sequences:
- a CDS encoding site-specific integrase, with product MPSIKKRGDTYRIMVSLGYNMEGKQIRKTTTFTPPPNVTEKKAEKLATAFAYEFEKKCMGMTNFNENMRFSELCEWYFEQIAPHKLKERTLYTNKELMKAYVLPYIGHLKLKDITTARIDEMLNHLHKRGKISRFYIMKDPSLLGDGTRRPTARKAGLNLNTIKTAARGGRVSKPTAEKIAGAFGKKLNDLFVEEERPDEEKGIDSTSIARVRTATSSIFSTALKKDIIWKNPVVHATSPRGTEKEKLFLDDKQCKQLLKYLEEIPNNNARVALTTLMYTGMRSGELCGLHWKDVDLEKGTLHVRYTLYRADGQYKLSTPKTKSSLRMIAIPAELITILKEHKKWQEKYKESLGSKWIERGAVVTGMEGEYISGVYLNSTLKKLLNKHDLPDIHVHDLRHANASLLINAGVPVKFISEHLGHSKQKLPRIFTPMFITPQPRR from the coding sequence ATGCCAAGTATCAAAAAGCGGGGGGATACCTACAGAATCATGGTTTCTCTTGGCTATAATATGGAAGGCAAGCAAATCAGAAAGACCACCACATTTACACCACCGCCAAACGTCACGGAGAAAAAAGCGGAAAAATTAGCGACAGCCTTTGCCTATGAATTCGAAAAGAAATGCATGGGAATGACAAACTTCAATGAGAACATGAGGTTTTCCGAGTTGTGCGAATGGTACTTTGAACAGATTGCACCACACAAGTTAAAGGAAAGAACCCTATATACCAATAAGGAATTGATGAAGGCTTATGTATTACCATACATTGGGCATTTGAAACTCAAGGACATCACAACAGCTAGAATTGATGAAATGCTGAACCACCTGCACAAGAGGGGGAAAATCAGCAGGTTCTATATTATGAAAGACCCATCATTGCTTGGTGACGGGACAAGAAGGCCCACCGCAAGAAAGGCTGGTCTTAATCTGAATACCATCAAAACAGCGGCAAGAGGCGGTCGTGTGAGCAAGCCAACCGCAGAGAAGATTGCAGGAGCATTTGGCAAAAAGCTGAACGATCTATTTGTCGAGGAAGAAAGACCCGATGAAGAAAAAGGAATTGACAGCACTTCCATTGCCAGAGTCAGAACCGCCACATCATCGATTTTTAGCACCGCACTTAAGAAGGATATTATATGGAAGAACCCGGTGGTACATGCCACTTCGCCAAGGGGGACAGAAAAAGAAAAACTGTTCCTTGATGATAAACAATGCAAGCAGCTTCTAAAATATCTTGAGGAAATACCCAACAACAATGCGAGAGTAGCACTGACTACGCTAATGTACACCGGTATGCGGTCGGGCGAACTTTGTGGGCTTCACTGGAAAGATGTTGATCTAGAAAAGGGAACCCTTCATGTTCGCTACACCCTTTACCGGGCTGACGGGCAGTACAAGCTGTCAACACCAAAGACCAAATCAAGTTTAAGGATGATTGCGATACCCGCTGAACTCATTACCATTTTAAAAGAGCATAAAAAGTGGCAAGAAAAATACAAAGAGTCGCTAGGGTCAAAATGGATTGAACGAGGAGCGGTGGTAACTGGCATGGAAGGAGAATACATTAGTGGGGTTTATCTCAACTCAACATTGAAGAAGCTGTTGAATAAGCATGACTTGCCAGACATACACGTTCACGACTTGCGCCATGCCAATGCTTCACTACTCATCAATGCGGGGGTGCCGGTCAAGTTCATCTCAGAGCACCTAGGGCATTCGAAACAAAAACTACCGAGGATATTTACGCCCATGTTTATAACTCCACAGCCGAGAAGGTAG
- a CDS encoding helix-turn-helix domain-containing protein: MEIQFKGYDNIFAVTLRSMMEEHPHTGEKTTQKALAKTIGIRPQTVSLYMDGSTQPTAENLYKIAKYFDVSVDYLLTGVSSENKEVHKILGLSEGAVNLIKRAHDTDKFGSCSQVVPVLDELLSDVDFYRFLEDLSLKMENLKKLAQMSPDEKEKMMPGLNVEGYWAWDLITYVQEFIINELEKRGIRRED; encoded by the coding sequence GTGGAAATTCAATTTAAAGGGTACGATAATATTTTCGCCGTAACCTTACGAAGCATGATGGAAGAACATCCTCACACAGGTGAGAAGACCACACAAAAGGCACTGGCTAAAACTATTGGTATCCGACCACAGACCGTTAGTTTGTATATGGATGGGTCTACGCAGCCAACAGCAGAAAACCTTTATAAGATTGCGAAATATTTTGATGTGTCTGTGGACTATCTACTGACAGGGGTTAGTTCTGAGAACAAGGAGGTACATAAAATCCTTGGTTTATCAGAAGGAGCGGTCAATCTTATTAAAAGGGCACATGATACAGATAAATTTGGATCTTGTTCACAAGTCGTACCGGTGTTAGATGAGCTTTTATCAGATGTGGACTTTTATCGTTTTCTAGAAGACTTGTCGCTAAAGATGGAGAATTTAAAAAAGCTGGCCCAGATGTCACCAGACGAGAAGGAAAAGATGATGCCGGGTTTAAATGTTGAAGGCTACTGGGCATGGGATTTGATCACTTATGTACAGGAATTCATTATTAATGAGCTCGAAAAACGGGGAATACGGCGTGAAGACTAG
- a CDS encoding phosphatase, protein MDKQSLEAAAREERLKYFREWRRNNADKVKKHNKNYWLKKAEKKLKEEKARVGKQETNHADRKGNG, encoded by the coding sequence ATGGACAAACAGTCACTTGAAGCCGCTGCGAGGGAAGAACGATTGAAATACTTCCGGGAGTGGCGCCGTAATAACGCTGACAAGGTGAAAAAGCACAACAAGAACTACTGGCTTAAAAAGGCAGAGAAAAAACTCAAGGAGGAGAAAGCCCGTGTCGGAAAACAAGAAACCAACCATGCTGACCGTAAGGGAAACGGCTAA